The following are encoded together in the Dickeya lacustris genome:
- a CDS encoding YbfA family protein: MSYTVFPWYWVALRRIAVITVGVTALPVMLFWHERARFYSYLHRIWLKTSDKPVWLEQSEQSGGHFY, translated from the coding sequence ATGTCGTATACCGTGTTCCCTTGGTATTGGGTGGCATTACGCCGCATCGCGGTGATAACCGTGGGGGTAACGGCTTTGCCAGTCATGCTGTTTTGGCATGAGCGAGCCCGTTTTTACAGCTATTTACATCGCATCTGGCTCAAAACCAGTGATAAACCGGTGTGGCTGGAGCAATCGGAACAGTCCGGCGGCCATTTTTACTGA